In Crinalium epipsammum PCC 9333, the genomic window CAATTCTTGATGTGCCATTAGATCGGTCAATAGAAAGCCAGATCATAATGGGTAGCGGTAATGCAGCTAGTGGGGAAGCGAGTTTTGCTTATTTAGAAACTGCGATCGCACGTACCCTAGAAGGTAAATTTCAAGCTATAGTCACCGCACCCATTGCTAAATCTGCATGGAAGGCAGCAGGATATGATTATCCTGGTCAAACTGAACTATTAGCAATGCGATCGCACGTTACCAAGTTCGGGATGTTATTCGTCGCGCGATCGCCTTATACTGGCTGGACACTCCGTACCTTACTCGCTACCACTCATATTCCCTTACGTGCAGTTGCAGATACACTCACCCCAGAGTTAATGAGTTTGAAACTAGATTTATTAGTAGAGTGCTTAGAGCAAGATTTTGGTTTAAAAACTCCTAAAATTGCGATCGCAGGTTTAAATCCTCATAGCGGTGAACAAGGACAACTAGGACGCGAAGAAATCGACTGGTTAATTCCCTGGTTAGAGAAAGAACGCGATCACTACCCTAATTTACAACTAGATGGCTTCATCCCACCCGATACCATGTGGGTAAAACCTGCTCAAGCTTGGTACGGCAATATTTTAGAACCCAAAAAACCTACAATTCAAAATACTGCCGATGCTTATCTTGCTCTTTACCACGATCAAGGTTTAATTCCAGTTAAACTAATGGCATTTGACCAAGCAATCAACACCTCCATCGGCTTACCCTTCATTCGCACATCACCGGATCATGGCACAGCATTTGACATTGCAGGTCAAGGTATAGCTAATTCTAATAGTATGAAAGTAGCGATCGCATTAGCAGCAGAACTAGCCCAACAAAGGCAAAACCTACCAATTTTAACCATGCAATGATTTTCTCAACCCAGGGAGTACAAAGAAATACTAAAAATCCCCCCCTACCCTTAGTAAGGGGAGGGGGCTGGGGGGGTAGGGTAATGCCTTTATTTTAAAACTACTTATTTTAAATAAACGGGAGGATAGAAATATTGAAATAAGTTCACTAATCTGCTGATATCAGAAACTAAATATAAGATTAGTTTATGATTTTTACTTATAATATTAGACTATTAACAAAAAAATGGTAGATTTACATCAAGGCAGCATTAACTTTATTAGTGAAGTTGAAGTAGGTACTACCTCTAAAATCAATATTTCTTTACATATTAAGGTTTCCATTAATGAGCAAAATTTTAGTAATTGAAGACGAAGAATCAGTTCGCGAAAATTTAATTAAACTATTAGAATTAGAAGATTTCCAAGCAATTGGTGCTGAGAACGGTTCTATAGGGGTAAAACTTGCCAAAGAGGAAACTCCTGACTTAATTATTTGCGACGTAATGATGCCAGAGTTAGATGGTTATGGTGTCTTAAAAACCTTACGTCAAGATGATAACACCGCAACTATACCATTTGTATTTTTAACCGCTAAAGCTGCTAAAGAAGATCTTAGACAAGGAATGGAGCTAGGCGCAAGCGATTATCTTAATAAACCATTTACTAGGGCTGAAATCCTAAAGGTAATAAATACTCAGCTACAAAAACAAAAAAATTAAAACAGCAATCTGAAAATAGTCTAGCTCAATTACGCAATAGTATTACTTTATCATTACCACATGAACTAAAAACCCCTTTAAATGGAATCCTTGGTTTATCAGAAATGATGATGTTATCCAGCGAATCAATGGATGCAAGTGAAATAAATGAAATAGCAACTGACATATACAACTCTGCAAAACGCTTAGATTATTTAATTCAAAACTTTTTATTGTACGCAGAAATAGAAATGATTGCTAACGATTCTCAAAAAGTGGCTTCATTGATAAAAAATAGTACAGATTTTTCTGCTGCTATCATAATTGATGTCGCCACTAATAAAGCTGCACAAACTTGTAGAGAATCGGATTTAAAACTAGAGATTATAGACTCTCCAGTACGAATTTCAGAAGCCGATCTAAATAAAATTATTGAAGAAACAACTGATAATGCCTTTAAGTATTCGCCAAAAGGCACGCCAGTTTATATAAAAAGCACAGTTAATCACAATGAATTAATTATAGAAATAAGAAATTTAGGTAGAGGCTTGACAATTGAGCAAATAAATCAATTAGGGGCTTATATGCAATTTGATCGCAAAATTTATGCTCAAGAAGGTTCAGGATTAGGTTTAATAATTTCAAAGCGATTGGCTGAATTGTACAGGGGCGAATTAAAAATCAATAGTATTTTCAACCAAGAAACTACGGTGACAATTACTTTGCCAATATAAGGTCATTTTCATTGATGCCTCTTCATTTTTTTGTGTAAAACATAGCTTGAGCACTATTGCGGTTAAATTTTTTAACAACAACTGATTTTTTGGTTTTATTCAGGATTCATTTCCTTTGGCGAGTGATTCCCTAATCTGCTGAACCATACGCATCTTTTTCTGCACTTCCTTTTCTTCAGTTATAGCTTTCGATCTATACCAACCGCTAGAATCGTTAGAACATTTTATTTCTTGCTCTCAAGCACAGTTTGGTGTATTTATCGCAGATGTTAGCCAATAAACGCAAATTAC contains:
- the pdxA gene encoding 4-hydroxythreonine-4-phosphate dehydrogenase PdxA, whose product is MNISQTLFTNTDTKLDNSQKRSRLAVTLGDPAGIGTEVVLKALADPQITQNLDITVVGSKSLLQETYLHLQRQNHQNSDLLIDPAKLTILDVPLDRSIESQIIMGSGNAASGEASFAYLETAIARTLEGKFQAIVTAPIAKSAWKAAGYDYPGQTELLAMRSHVTKFGMLFVARSPYTGWTLRTLLATTHIPLRAVADTLTPELMSLKLDLLVECLEQDFGLKTPKIAIAGLNPHSGEQGQLGREEIDWLIPWLEKERDHYPNLQLDGFIPPDTMWVKPAQAWYGNILEPKKPTIQNTADAYLALYHDQGLIPVKLMAFDQAINTSIGLPFIRTSPDHGTAFDIAGQGIANSNSMKVAIALAAELAQQRQNLPILTMQ